From bacterium, one genomic window encodes:
- the thyX gene encoding FAD-dependent thymidylate synthase, translating to MAEVQFLAITPNAEELIERAARTCHRSRLGIDAGSRTNFIQKVIELGHLSVLEHASATFRILGVSRAFSHQLVRHRLASFSQRSQRYVSDRDFAYVVPPSLERRGEALKVFEAAMAAARDAYGRLLELKVPREDARFVLPNAAETELVMTANMREFRHIFELRCHRTAQWEIRSIAVQMLKVLKAELPAVFADFEMAEDGSHAWTMPPVSP from the coding sequence TTGGCTGAAGTTCAGTTTTTGGCTATCACGCCGAACGCCGAGGAGCTGATCGAGCGCGCGGCGCGAACTTGTCATCGCTCCCGCCTCGGCATCGATGCTGGCTCCCGCACGAACTTCATTCAGAAGGTAATCGAGCTTGGCCATCTATCGGTCCTGGAGCACGCCTCAGCCACGTTCCGCATCCTTGGCGTCTCCCGCGCCTTCTCCCATCAACTGGTGAGGCACAGGCTGGCCAGTTTCTCTCAGCGCTCCCAGCGCTATGTCTCCGATAGAGATTTCGCCTATGTGGTTCCCCCGTCGCTCGAAAGGCGAGGCGAAGCGCTGAAGGTGTTCGAGGCGGCGATGGCAGCGGCCCGTGATGCGTATGGCCGATTGCTCGAGCTCAAAGTTCCCCGCGAGGACGCCAGGTTTGTTCTCCCCAACGCTGCCGAGACGGAGCTCGTGATGACGGCCAACATGCGGGAGTTCCGTCACATTTTCGAGCTCCGGTGCCACCGGACGGCGCAGTGGGAGATCAGGTCGATAGCAGTCCAGATGCTCAAGGTTCTCAAGGCCGAGCTGCCCGCTGTGTTCGCTGATTTCGAGATGGCCGAGGACGGTAGCCATGCGTGGACCATGCCGCCCGTAAGCCCGTAG